TGTTCTCCACCCCGGATTTGCGGGACACAGTCTTCGGTGTAACCCATGGCAACCAACGCAATTCTTGGTGACGGCGTCAGAACATTTCGGTGTTGCTGGCAGCGGGAAGGTATATGTTGTGAACACCTCACAGGGGCTGCAACCACATTCACCTGTGCAGCTTGTTGGTTGCTGGGGGACAAGTGACGCGGCTTTTGACGCTTGCTTCAGTGAGGTCGATCGTGACCTCGTGGCAGTGGCATGTGGAGACGGTGTGAAGTTGTATAGCCTCCAGCAGTCCTTCAACCGTGACGGGGTCATGCCGGTCGCACATTCAACAGAGCATCGCGCTGAAGTTGTTGGAGTTGCGTGGTGTCGTGATGCGTTTCTTTCCTGCAGTTGGGATGGGGCTGTGAAGCTCTGGAAGGCTGCGACTCCCCAGGTTTCTTTTATGACATTCCACGAACACTTGAAAGAGGTTTATGAGGTGTCCTGCAGCACCTTTAACCCTGCGTCGTTTCTTTCATGCTCTGGGGACGGGACATGGAGGTTGTGGGACTCTCGTTCGCCACGGTCGGTTTTGACGCAAATTGGTCACGGGCACCAGCCCATCCTCAGTATTGATTTTAATAAGCAGGACAACAGTATCTTTGCTACTGGTGGTGTTGATCGCACAGTCCATTTGTGGGATGTGCGTCGACCGCAACGGCCCCTTACAGTGTTGCCCGGCCACGATAACGCGTGCCGACGGGTTCGCTTCTCCCCTCATTCGCGCACATTGCTCGCTTCCTCCGGCTACGACTGccgtgtgtgcttgtgggaCCTCAACCAACCACAGCGGCCGCTTACTGCCCGTTATGCCCATCACCGGGAGTTTGTTGTTGGCCTCCAGTGGTCACTCGCTACTCCCAATGCATTAGCTTCCGTGTCATGGGACGGCAGCGCATTCTTTTGGACAAATGGCCAGCCGCTTACGCCGTCACCCTCTTCCCAACCGCTTCCACCTGCCATCCCACCGCCACGCGTTCGGCCTCCTCGCCCAAAAGGTGTCCCCGACATTTCTGCGCTCCCGCTTACCGTGCCCCCAGTCAGGTAGCTTGTGTGCAACAGCCGTCTTCAAGGGGTGAGGTGAGGAGGgatgagggggaaaataaagagaaggggaagggataTATTACTCCATAAAGTTTTAAAGATTCGAGCAGGTTTGATGCGCGCGGCGGGAAATCGTGCGTCGATATGAACAAAGTGTATTGCTGTGTGTTCTGTGTGTTCTGTGTGcatctgtgtgtgtgtgtatgtgtgtgtgcgtttttGTGGATGGTTTAAGCATCTAAGACGTTGGAATGCGTAGGGTAACGTTCGTTTGGATTGGTATAGTGGGTCTAGTTCGGCCTCGTGTTGCGCGGCCCTAAATGGCCTCGGGTATCACACTACTCggtattgtttttttttccctcccctcttGTGGTGCGTTGGCGGGAATGTATGTAGATGAGGCATGGGAGGGTATGTGTATGGCATTGCGGAATTCATGAACCGCTCAATATATACAATAAATGCGCATACGTGATCATTAGGGGCTTCAACTTCTACGCAAAGTGCCGTACTTTATACATGGGAACGCCTACCTCTACCGCGTGCGTGTTTTCCTCGGCTTTCCTCACGCCGAGCGCTTACTGGTGGCTGTTTATTGCTCCACGTTCAAATCGTTTGCTTCGGTacatttcctcttttttttttcggtccTTTTTGTGCCCCGCAAGTCACAGCCTTTACGAGCGTAGCAGCATAATTAGGGAGAGGGAGGTAAGGGGAAAACGAAACACGGGGAGGAGGTTTGtgtagaagaaaaagaagggggttGAGGGTGTAGTAACCGGACGAGATGTCGACATTCCAACGCCGGAAGCGCGTGACCACAGCGCTTTCTGTCAATGTGCAGGATCGCCGTCACCACACGCGCACGCTGATGGAGACGCGCCAAAGGAAATCTGCGCTGTTAGCTCTGGACTCAGAGGAGGTTGTGCATCGCCTTCGGGCCATGCGCCCCCCTGAGGGTCTCTTGGACAGCGAATTTCCGAAGGCCGATGTGGAGGATTTTCAAAGTAGGGCTCGTAGTAGAGGGGGAGATAGCGCCTCgaatgaagaggggaaagaactTCCACCGGTGCCGCCACCGCCCAGGACGTTCAAACAGTGGGCAGATAAGGGGTTCCCGACGACATCGTGGAGACCACTGCTCTCGGAGGAGTTGTATCACCCCCTTGAGGCACAGAAGATGATTTTAACTAACAAATACACGCCGTCTCAGAAATTGAAGTcaaaaatgaaggataaCGCAGAGCCAGACTCCTGAGTAAACGCACACAAGTGTGTGGAAAGATGTTTCTCTACCTCTGTATTCATCGATGCGCAGGTGGCGCTCGCTCTCCCGCCGGCATGTCTCCCAGTATGATGCCAATAGTTTGATGTTGGTTCTTCTTTCGTTAGGCTCGTGTGCGTGCATTGCTCACAGTGTGTGCgcatgtgcatgtgtgtgtgtgtgtgcgtgtgtggagtaattgaaggaggggaaaagggatgCCGAATGTTTCCATGTGTTTATTTGTCTCCGTCTTCTCACTTTGAGGTTTACTTCCGGTCTTTCTTCCTCAATACGTCGAGTCTTCCCATCTTTTCTTATCAGTTGTgtattcgtttgtttttgttgaagtgccttccttttgtttgcatgagaaaaaataatctGGTGACTCAGGCATATATActagtatatatatgtgtgtgtgcgcatgTCAGTTGCTACTTCCCTGTTGCTTCTCTGCAACGTAACGGAGTTCGGgcgcatttcttttttttctttctctttctctctctttctttgccTGCCTTTGCCTGCTATACCGCgtcattccccttcttcgtATTTTGCACTACTAAACTTGGAATGTGCTCATCTTCTGCGAGCGGAATTTAGTTCCAACCAATGATGTGaaaatgtgtgtatttgt
Above is a window of Trypanosoma brucei brucei TREU927 chromosome 3, complete sequence DNA encoding:
- a CDS encoding peroxisomal targeting signal type 2 receptor, putative, whose product is MPSFVLHPGFAGHSLRCNPWQPTQFLVTASEHFGVAGSGKVYVVNTSQGLQPHSPVQLVGCWGTSDAAFDACFSEVDRDLVAVACGDGVKLYSLQQSFNRDGVMPVAHSTEHRAEVVGVAWCRDAFLSCSWDGAVKLWKAATPQVSFMTFHEHLKEVYEVSCSTFNPASFLSCSGDGTWRLWDSRSPRSVLTQIGHGHQPILSIDFNKQDNSIFATGGVDRTVHLWDVRRPQRPLTVLPGHDNACRRVRFSPHSRTLLASSGYDCRVCLWDLNQPQRPLTARYAHHREFVVGLQWSLATPNALASVSWDGSAFFWTNGQPLTPSPSSQPLPPAIPPPRVRPPRPKGVPDISALPLTVPPVR